In Propionicimonas paludicola, a single window of DNA contains:
- a CDS encoding PadR family transcriptional regulator, with protein sequence MDKEQEGWGSQLRKGVVELAVLGLLAREPRYGSQLVDDLAAQPELAITAGTVYPLVARLARAGLISSTWQESPVGPPRKYYALTPAGQDALAGMAATFTKLAAAIRTIVEVEK encoded by the coding sequence GTGGACAAGGAACAGGAAGGCTGGGGCTCGCAGCTGCGCAAGGGCGTCGTCGAGCTGGCCGTACTCGGCCTGCTGGCGCGCGAACCCCGCTATGGCTCGCAGTTGGTGGACGATCTGGCGGCCCAGCCCGAGCTGGCGATCACCGCCGGCACGGTCTACCCACTGGTCGCCCGGTTGGCCCGGGCCGGCCTGATCAGCTCGACCTGGCAGGAGTCGCCGGTCGGACCACCCCGCAAGTACTACGCGCTCACCCCGGCCGGGCAGGACGCCCTGGCCGGCATGGCGGCCACCTTCACCAAGCTGGCCGCCGCCATTCGCACGATCGTGGAGGTAGAGAAGTGA
- a CDS encoding glycosyltransferase, with translation MDVVNAAQVSLASPATPTPGSTVFLATREHGLAMCLAIAERLGVPVADRILVVADTSRSYEVQPSFPVEQRAGYLDAFATVVDWNQLIWPERAQGWTCQPGTAEAKLFAAAVVPSGRTVDRLVLESIQVPPAAALAALFPRAELQLYSDGLMTYGGRPLEFSLVGRVTAMHYRDLLGGVRPRLLSQADAIEDQPYPIADVEAFSVHRHPGAAVAEVTGPTAVVLLQYLAHLGLLSRARELTLNRRMIEAALASGAEQVLVKAHPAQAGDLAGLLADPRVRPFAGGGSLESWLIGLSPAERAQVTVFSAFSTGLLGARQLGAGAVAVGTADLLAHLPAGDGNRIPVAICDALLPRVTMTGTPTIQPSRFGMDELELLLDLLSFTNDPAGRWRSRTDVAARLFALPTERRQLFTDYLADGDLRLLGLFEADEEPITEPTPLRESAPPDRPVDLEPGEIALSVVIPAHNIGNYFAGLKASILGNRSADIEWVIVDDGSSDGTRQLLETLAEQFGEVRVLHHDRALGPSAARNNGIRNARGRYIALMDADDWVAVNYFPALRDQALQHGADLLRVGYFEVIGGKTIVRRQPVPRQDVPLPARELLMPVDQSAAVDLPQPWLNVCRRDFLLANGLFFDEELHTAEDREWTWRVFLRAASVVSSSTVGYFWRREVRGSLTQIGDARQLHYLAAYQKVAVLVASGSERHYLPKVHRSMVAIGLSHLERSERLQPKLRLVAVRDLRRALRKLSEPELILATQGLSFRRARMLRMLRQGVPAPLVLLMAGGRSAVRGLSRAVFGGQPAAQR, from the coding sequence ATGGATGTTGTGAATGCCGCCCAGGTGAGCCTGGCCTCACCGGCAACTCCCACACCGGGATCGACCGTCTTCCTGGCCACCAGGGAGCATGGCTTGGCCATGTGCCTGGCCATCGCAGAGCGGCTCGGGGTGCCGGTGGCCGACCGGATCCTGGTGGTCGCCGATACCAGCCGTAGCTACGAGGTGCAGCCGTCCTTCCCGGTCGAGCAGCGGGCCGGCTATCTGGACGCATTCGCCACAGTCGTCGACTGGAACCAGCTGATCTGGCCGGAGCGGGCCCAGGGATGGACCTGTCAGCCCGGCACGGCAGAGGCCAAGCTCTTCGCTGCGGCAGTGGTGCCCTCCGGACGGACTGTCGATCGGCTGGTGCTGGAGTCCATCCAGGTGCCGCCGGCGGCCGCGCTGGCCGCCCTGTTCCCACGGGCGGAACTGCAGCTCTACTCCGACGGCCTGATGACCTACGGCGGACGTCCGCTGGAGTTCAGCCTGGTCGGCCGGGTGACGGCCATGCACTACCGCGACCTGTTGGGTGGCGTCCGGCCGCGGCTGCTCAGTCAGGCCGACGCCATCGAGGATCAGCCGTACCCGATTGCCGACGTCGAAGCCTTCAGCGTCCATCGCCATCCCGGGGCGGCCGTTGCCGAGGTGACCGGCCCGACCGCGGTGGTGCTGCTGCAGTATCTGGCCCACCTCGGTCTGCTCAGCCGCGCCCGTGAGCTGACCCTCAACCGGCGAATGATCGAGGCGGCACTGGCCTCGGGCGCCGAGCAGGTTCTGGTCAAGGCGCACCCCGCACAGGCCGGTGACCTGGCCGGACTACTCGCCGATCCGCGGGTCCGTCCGTTCGCCGGCGGTGGATCCCTGGAGTCGTGGCTGATCGGGCTCTCCCCGGCGGAACGCGCGCAAGTCACCGTGTTCAGCGCCTTCTCCACCGGCCTGCTCGGGGCCCGTCAGCTGGGGGCCGGCGCCGTGGCCGTGGGCACTGCGGACTTGCTGGCACACCTGCCGGCCGGCGACGGCAACCGGATCCCGGTGGCGATCTGTGATGCGCTGCTGCCGCGGGTGACGATGACCGGGACGCCGACCATCCAGCCGTCCCGCTTCGGCATGGACGAACTCGAGCTGCTGCTGGACCTGCTCAGCTTCACCAACGATCCGGCCGGACGCTGGCGCTCCCGCACCGATGTGGCCGCGCGGCTCTTCGCCCTGCCGACTGAGCGGCGGCAGCTGTTCACCGACTACCTGGCCGATGGCGATCTGCGACTGCTCGGGCTGTTCGAGGCCGACGAGGAGCCGATCACCGAACCGACCCCGCTGCGTGAGTCGGCGCCGCCGGATCGTCCGGTCGACCTCGAGCCCGGCGAGATCGCCCTCAGTGTGGTGATCCCGGCGCACAACATCGGCAACTACTTCGCGGGGCTCAAGGCCAGCATCCTCGGCAACCGCAGCGCCGACATCGAGTGGGTGATCGTCGACGACGGTTCCAGCGACGGCACTCGGCAGCTGCTCGAGACCCTGGCCGAGCAGTTCGGGGAGGTGCGGGTGCTGCACCATGACCGGGCGCTCGGGCCGTCCGCCGCCCGCAACAACGGGATCCGGAACGCCCGCGGTCGCTACATCGCCTTGATGGACGCCGACGACTGGGTGGCGGTCAACTACTTCCCGGCGCTGCGGGACCAGGCATTGCAGCACGGTGCCGATCTGCTCCGGGTCGGCTACTTCGAGGTGATCGGCGGCAAGACCATCGTCCGGCGCCAGCCGGTGCCGCGCCAGGACGTCCCGCTGCCCGCCCGGGAGCTGCTGATGCCGGTCGACCAGAGCGCCGCGGTCGACCTGCCCCAGCCCTGGCTGAACGTGTGCCGCCGCGACTTCCTGCTCGCCAACGGGCTGTTCTTCGACGAGGAGCTGCACACGGCAGAGGACCGCGAGTGGACCTGGCGAGTCTTCCTCAGGGCGGCCTCGGTGGTCAGCTCGAGCACGGTCGGCTACTTCTGGCGGCGTGAGGTGCGCGGCTCGCTGACCCAGATCGGTGATGCCCGCCAGCTGCACTATCTGGCCGCCTATCAGAAGGTGGCCGTGCTGGTCGCCAGTGGCTCCGAGCGGCACTACCTCCCCAAGGTGCACCGGTCGATGGTGGCCATCGGGCTGAGTCATCTGGAGCGGTCCGAGCGGTTGCAGCCCAAGCTCCGGCTGGTCGCCGTGCGGGATCTGCGCCGTGCCCTGCGCAAGCTCAGCGAGCCCGAGCTGATCCTGGCTACCCAGGGCCTGTCGTTCCGGCGGGCCCGGATGCTGAGGATGCTGCGACAAGGCGTCCCGGCACCGCTGGTCCTGCTGATGGCCGGAGGCCGCTCCGCAGTCCGCGGGCTGAGCCGAGCCGTCTTCGGCGGACAACCCGCGGCCCAGCGCTAG
- a CDS encoding glycerophosphodiester phosphodiesterase, with protein MTQIWAHRGARHDAPENTLAAFALAIEQKADGVEFDVQLTEDGVPIVIHDETVDRTTDGRGWIRDLSMAKISKLQASAGMKGFKKAKIPTLAETLDLLAPTKLRINIELKNDAVDYPELEEKVLEALSGYKLGDRVVLSSFSDESVAKLSGMTKFELAYIISDSSLLLKPWKRTTQLGASALHPSRRRVNDRLVKKAADAGIKARPWVVNNPKRVKEMLDLGVDAIFTDRPDVARSIRRKHAG; from the coding sequence ATGACCCAGATCTGGGCCCATCGGGGCGCACGTCATGACGCACCCGAGAACACCCTTGCTGCCTTCGCGCTCGCCATCGAGCAGAAGGCGGACGGCGTCGAGTTCGACGTCCAGCTGACCGAGGACGGCGTCCCGATCGTCATCCACGACGAGACCGTCGACCGCACCACGGACGGACGCGGCTGGATCCGCGACCTGAGCATGGCCAAGATCAGCAAACTGCAGGCATCGGCGGGGATGAAGGGCTTCAAGAAGGCCAAGATCCCCACCTTGGCCGAAACCCTCGACCTGCTCGCACCCACCAAGCTGCGGATCAACATCGAGCTGAAGAACGACGCCGTCGACTACCCCGAGCTCGAGGAGAAGGTGCTCGAAGCGCTGTCCGGCTACAAGCTGGGCGATCGGGTGGTGCTGTCCTCGTTCAGCGACGAGTCGGTGGCCAAGCTGTCCGGAATGACCAAGTTCGAGCTGGCCTACATCATCTCCGACTCGTCCTTGCTGCTGAAGCCGTGGAAGCGGACCACCCAGCTGGGCGCGTCCGCGCTGCATCCGTCGCGACGCCGGGTCAACGACCGGCTGGTGAAGAAGGCCGCCGACGCCGGGATCAAGGCCCGTCCGTGGGTGGTGAACAACCCCAAGCGGGTCAAGGAAATGCTCGACCTCGGAGTGGACGCCATCTTCACCGATCGACCGGACGTCGCCCGCTCGATCCGGCGCAAGCACGCCGGCTGA
- a CDS encoding DUF885 domain-containing protein yields the protein MTVRQLTPIDAIANKYTAALAELNPILATEAGIAGHDHQLPDLSPDGLSEITALTTRTLTELAAAPVADQTDEVTKAALTDRLQLHLQLDASGDLLADLNVIASPLQGLRDVLDLMPTATTQDWANVASRVRLVPEAVRGYIASLREGARRGLVSAQLQVDEGIKQASELADPKSSFFVTFLAGATPDGTAASGPLAHDLEVAGRAAAAAYGELVEFLSDELRPLAPADDAVGRERYALWSHEFVGAVVDLDETYEWGLDELERMAAEQQTIVEQLAGPGATMADAVALLDNDPAQQLHGTQALQEWMQRTADEAIAALDGVHFDIAEQLRRIECRIAPTENGGIYYTGPSDDFTRPGRMWWSVPPGVTTFAPWREKTTVYHEGVPGHHLQIAQAVANRDQLNDWRRLISWSSGHGEGWALYAERLMQEFGFMDDPADRLGLIDGQRMRAARVVVDIGVHCRMKAPQRWGGGIWNAEKAWELLKANVNMDHAFLRFELNRYLGWPGQAPSYKIGQRLWEQAREQARVAAGPSFDLKAWHATALNLGSVPLAVLPQALA from the coding sequence GTGACTGTACGCCAACTGACGCCGATCGATGCCATCGCGAACAAGTACACCGCTGCGCTGGCCGAGCTCAATCCGATCCTCGCCACCGAGGCCGGGATCGCCGGCCACGACCACCAGCTCCCCGACCTGTCCCCGGACGGTCTGAGCGAGATCACCGCGCTCACCACGCGCACCCTGACCGAGCTGGCCGCAGCACCGGTCGCCGACCAGACCGACGAGGTGACCAAGGCCGCGCTCACTGATCGGCTCCAGCTGCACCTGCAGCTGGACGCCAGCGGCGATCTGTTGGCCGACCTGAACGTGATCGCCTCACCGCTGCAGGGACTGCGGGACGTGCTGGATCTGATGCCGACCGCGACCACCCAGGACTGGGCCAACGTGGCCTCCCGGGTCCGGCTGGTCCCCGAGGCGGTCCGCGGCTACATCGCCTCGCTGCGCGAAGGCGCCCGGCGCGGACTGGTCTCGGCTCAGCTGCAGGTGGACGAGGGGATCAAGCAGGCCAGCGAACTGGCCGACCCGAAGAGCTCCTTCTTCGTGACCTTCCTGGCCGGCGCCACCCCGGACGGCACCGCGGCCAGTGGGCCCCTGGCCCACGACCTTGAGGTGGCCGGACGGGCCGCCGCGGCCGCCTACGGAGAGCTTGTCGAGTTCCTCAGTGACGAGCTGCGTCCGCTGGCTCCGGCCGACGACGCCGTCGGTCGCGAGCGTTATGCCTTGTGGTCGCACGAGTTCGTGGGTGCGGTGGTCGACCTCGACGAGACCTACGAGTGGGGCTTGGACGAGCTGGAGCGGATGGCCGCCGAGCAGCAGACGATCGTCGAGCAGCTGGCCGGACCGGGCGCCACCATGGCCGATGCCGTCGCTCTGCTGGACAACGACCCGGCCCAGCAGCTGCACGGCACCCAGGCCTTGCAGGAGTGGATGCAACGGACCGCGGACGAGGCCATCGCCGCCCTGGACGGCGTCCACTTCGACATCGCCGAGCAGCTGCGCCGGATCGAGTGCCGGATCGCCCCGACCGAGAACGGCGGCATCTACTACACCGGACCCAGCGACGACTTCACGCGTCCGGGACGGATGTGGTGGTCGGTGCCGCCGGGCGTGACCACGTTCGCGCCGTGGCGGGAGAAGACCACGGTCTACCACGAGGGCGTCCCCGGACATCACCTCCAGATCGCCCAGGCCGTGGCCAACCGCGACCAGCTCAACGACTGGCGTCGGCTGATCAGCTGGAGTTCCGGACACGGCGAAGGCTGGGCGCTGTACGCCGAGCGGCTGATGCAGGAGTTCGGCTTCATGGACGATCCGGCCGACCGTTTGGGCCTGATCGACGGCCAGCGGATGCGGGCCGCCCGGGTGGTCGTGGACATCGGCGTGCACTGTCGGATGAAGGCCCCACAGCGCTGGGGCGGCGGCATCTGGAACGCCGAGAAGGCCTGGGAGCTGCTGAAAGCCAATGTGAACATGGACCACGCCTTCCTGCGCTTCGAACTGAACCGCTACCTGGGCTGGCCGGGCCAGGCCCCGTCCTACAAGATCGGCCAGCGGCTGTGGGAGCAGGCCAGGGAACAGGCCCGAGTCGCGGCCGGGCCGTCCTTCGACCTGAAGGCCTGGCACGCCACGGCGTTGAACCTCGGTTCGGTGCCGCTGGCGGTGCTGCCGCAGGCGCTGGCCTGA
- a CDS encoding alpha/beta fold hydrolase, which translates to MTVELAHDVQGSGPLLVLVHGITENRHSWDPITADLAATHRVLRVDLRGHGESPYADAYDVASLAADIAPLVDEPPLIVGHSLGGTVVTAYASQFETRGVVNIDQTLNLAPMQAGLLQQAELLRGEAFPMVMDALFDSLRGQVDDAGWQRLSQLRRYDQSVVLGIWGIMLDNSAEELAAAVSAMTTGIDVPYLALNGFDLGPDYADWLTEQIPGAVVETWNGVGHYPQLVHPADFLARLAAFEAELG; encoded by the coding sequence ATGACGGTGGAACTTGCGCATGATGTTCAGGGCTCCGGCCCACTGCTGGTCCTGGTTCACGGCATCACCGAGAACCGGCACTCCTGGGATCCGATCACGGCCGACCTGGCTGCTACCCACCGGGTGCTCCGGGTCGATCTGCGCGGCCACGGCGAGTCGCCGTACGCCGATGCCTACGACGTGGCCAGCTTGGCCGCCGACATCGCACCGCTGGTGGACGAGCCGCCGCTGATCGTCGGGCACTCCTTGGGTGGCACCGTGGTCACCGCCTATGCGTCCCAGTTCGAGACCCGGGGCGTGGTCAACATCGATCAGACGCTGAACCTGGCTCCCATGCAGGCCGGACTGCTGCAGCAAGCCGAGTTGCTGCGCGGCGAGGCCTTCCCCATGGTGATGGACGCCCTGTTCGACTCCCTGCGCGGTCAGGTGGACGACGCCGGCTGGCAGCGGCTGAGCCAGCTACGGCGCTACGACCAGTCGGTGGTCCTCGGCATCTGGGGGATCATGCTGGACAACTCCGCTGAGGAGTTGGCCGCAGCGGTGAGCGCCATGACCACCGGGATCGACGTGCCGTACCTGGCGCTGAACGGCTTCGATCTGGGCCCGGACTACGCGGATTGGCTGACCGAGCAGATCCCCGGCGCGGTGGTTGAGACCTGGAACGGTGTGGGTCACTACCCGCAGCTGGTCCACCCGGCCGACTTCCTGGCCCGACTGGCCGCCTTCGAGGCCGAACTGGGCTGA
- a CDS encoding amidohydrolase, with amino-acid sequence MTSRPIVDPSTDAAGLAEVYRWLHAHPELSNQEVQTADVLAQSLTALGYQVHTGVGGTGVVGLLSRGEGPTVLLRADMDGLPVAESTGLDYASTARGIDPDGKDVPVMHACGHDMHVICLLGAAAQLAADPSWTGTLMLVGQPAEELGTGALAMLADDLYERFGRPDVVLGQHVGPLPAGYLGLHPGPAFASSDALKVTLFGAGGHGSRPEACVDPIVMAAAVVLRLQTIVSREVAGGDSAVVTVGTLHAGTKMNIIPDRAELEVNVRSYDNTVREKVLASVERIIRAEALASGAPREPEIVYTDQLPLLFNDPDASARTATALAGVVGPRLIDQGALTGSEDVGHLATAAGVPCVYWVLGGADPALFAEATDAAGLMRVLATIPSNHSSGYAPVIEPTISVGSAALAAAAKQWLGN; translated from the coding sequence ATGACCAGCCGACCAATCGTCGATCCCAGCACGGACGCCGCGGGCTTGGCCGAGGTATATCGCTGGCTGCACGCCCACCCCGAGCTCTCCAACCAGGAGGTCCAGACCGCGGACGTGCTGGCTCAGTCGCTGACTGCGCTGGGCTACCAGGTGCACACCGGAGTCGGTGGCACCGGCGTGGTCGGGCTGCTCAGCCGCGGAGAAGGGCCGACCGTCCTGCTCCGCGCAGACATGGACGGGCTGCCGGTCGCCGAGAGCACCGGATTGGACTACGCGAGCACGGCGCGCGGGATCGACCCCGACGGCAAGGACGTCCCGGTCATGCACGCCTGCGGCCACGACATGCACGTGATCTGCCTGCTCGGCGCGGCCGCTCAGCTGGCCGCCGACCCGTCCTGGACCGGCACTCTGATGCTGGTCGGTCAGCCGGCTGAGGAACTGGGCACCGGGGCGCTGGCCATGCTCGCGGACGACCTGTACGAGCGGTTCGGACGCCCGGACGTGGTGCTCGGCCAGCACGTCGGCCCGCTGCCGGCCGGCTACCTGGGCCTGCATCCCGGCCCGGCCTTCGCCAGCTCGGACGCCCTGAAGGTGACCTTGTTCGGCGCGGGTGGGCACGGGTCGCGTCCGGAGGCCTGCGTCGACCCGATCGTGATGGCCGCGGCCGTGGTGCTGCGGCTGCAGACGATCGTGTCCCGCGAGGTGGCCGGCGGCGACTCCGCCGTGGTCACGGTGGGCACTCTGCACGCCGGCACCAAGATGAACATCATTCCCGACCGGGCCGAGCTGGAAGTGAACGTCCGCAGCTACGACAACACCGTCCGCGAGAAGGTGCTGGCCTCGGTCGAGCGGATCATTCGCGCCGAAGCACTGGCCTCGGGCGCGCCGCGGGAGCCCGAGATCGTCTACACCGATCAGTTGCCGCTGCTGTTCAACGATCCGGACGCCAGCGCCCGCACCGCCACCGCGCTGGCCGGCGTGGTCGGGCCACGGCTGATCGATCAGGGAGCGTTGACCGGCAGCGAGGATGTCGGGCACCTGGCCACGGCGGCCGGGGTGCCGTGCGTGTACTGGGTCCTGGGTGGAGCCGATCCGGCCCTGTTCGCCGAGGCCACCGACGCGGCCGGCCTCATGCGAGTGCTGGCCACGATCCCGTCCAACCACTCCTCGGGTTATGCGCCGGTCATCGAGCCGACCATCAGTGTGGGCAGCGCCGCGCTGGCGGCGGCCGCAAAGCAGTGGCTGGGCAACTGA
- a CDS encoding RICIN domain-containing protein, producing the protein MATPLEKPVVIQPLVGADRAIDIKGSSTADRAVVQTYSANGTSAQAFTFADCDDAGWCVVKNVNSAKCWEVKGASAARGAVVQQNTCTAGTGQKWQRVSLGRGIYSVRSDIGANRWLDVRGGAAAKGTRLQVWTRNSSKAQRFRLVAAPDWRLNYDQVDETTALKVSLTDLDSLAGQWATEVSLTAKLNYGSTTMRTVTVKKALSAVGPDGSFSFDVGDYGNWTLTGEFRKGKAKVRTIPSTKVGVTASEYIIAPLTGTMPVTMFSTSLWGSGSARGAGNSIPVIAQLSRARQWDWTKLPRGVHAVPYLTATQYSNPVNGNRMIEDLAPLRAYLKDLRALDPDSVFHLYVNDYHVLAVQSLLYANRIPADNYTITLLSDGGFSYQKFAATYAQDPVTTHDRLVSEWQAAKDYAYANGTVLASLNVATAQDYIWAAVKSEPLAKWWLTRPTLLTSAGDSNVFATAVARDPQVNTLSISARLTAIKGEGDAALAEFKALYRFNDAYFAASTASGRDVMMFLGTRLENEVGFTDYAGFTMKYYGSVYDYYYKGHPATPTMFSPTKAAQLKAMKITDVDSSVAAELILFFNPEIYLSGYPSSTYLSVSDPEMAKGLFGLTKAQGLASSSPSYSIMKWFMAPKTSYSGEIAALPGDFVVEFADSVVANKGYNIALWDSANKTITYYKLVDGTYQKVAG; encoded by the coding sequence ATGGCCACCCCCCTTGAGAAGCCGGTGGTGATTCAGCCGTTGGTCGGCGCTGACCGAGCCATCGACATCAAGGGAAGTTCGACCGCCGACCGCGCCGTCGTCCAGACCTACTCGGCCAACGGCACCAGCGCACAGGCCTTCACTTTCGCTGACTGCGACGACGCGGGCTGGTGTGTGGTGAAGAACGTGAACTCCGCGAAGTGCTGGGAGGTCAAGGGTGCCAGCGCCGCCCGCGGCGCGGTGGTCCAGCAGAACACCTGCACCGCCGGCACCGGGCAGAAGTGGCAGCGGGTCAGCCTCGGCCGCGGGATCTACAGCGTGCGCAGCGATATCGGGGCGAACCGGTGGCTGGACGTCCGTGGCGGTGCGGCGGCGAAGGGCACCCGGCTCCAGGTCTGGACCCGGAACAGCTCCAAGGCTCAGCGGTTCCGCCTGGTGGCGGCCCCGGATTGGCGCCTCAACTACGACCAGGTGGACGAGACCACCGCGCTGAAGGTCAGCCTGACCGATCTGGACTCGCTGGCCGGGCAATGGGCCACCGAGGTGTCGCTGACCGCGAAGTTGAACTACGGCTCGACGACGATGCGTACCGTCACCGTCAAGAAGGCGCTGTCGGCGGTCGGCCCGGACGGCAGCTTCAGCTTCGACGTCGGCGACTACGGCAACTGGACCCTCACCGGAGAGTTCCGCAAGGGCAAGGCCAAGGTGAGGACGATCCCGTCCACGAAGGTGGGCGTGACGGCCAGCGAGTACATCATCGCCCCGCTGACCGGGACCATGCCGGTGACCATGTTCAGCACCTCGCTGTGGGGCAGCGGTTCGGCCCGCGGTGCGGGGAACTCCATTCCGGTCATCGCCCAGCTCTCTCGGGCTCGACAGTGGGACTGGACCAAGTTGCCGCGGGGCGTCCACGCCGTTCCGTACCTGACTGCGACGCAGTACTCGAACCCGGTGAACGGGAACCGCATGATCGAGGATCTCGCTCCGCTGCGGGCCTACCTGAAGGATCTGCGGGCGCTCGATCCGGACTCGGTCTTCCACCTCTATGTGAACGACTATCACGTGCTCGCGGTGCAGTCGCTGCTCTACGCGAACAGGATTCCGGCGGACAACTACACCATCACCCTGCTCTCCGACGGCGGCTTCTCCTACCAGAAGTTCGCGGCAACCTATGCCCAGGACCCGGTGACCACGCATGACCGGTTGGTCTCGGAATGGCAAGCGGCCAAGGACTACGCCTATGCCAACGGCACAGTGCTCGCGTCGCTGAACGTCGCCACGGCACAGGACTACATCTGGGCCGCAGTGAAGAGCGAGCCGTTGGCGAAGTGGTGGCTGACCCGTCCGACGCTGCTCACCTCGGCCGGGGACAGCAATGTCTTCGCCACCGCGGTGGCTCGCGACCCCCAGGTGAACACCTTGTCGATCAGTGCCCGGCTGACCGCCATCAAGGGCGAAGGCGACGCCGCCCTGGCGGAGTTCAAGGCGCTCTACCGGTTCAACGACGCCTACTTCGCCGCATCCACTGCGAGCGGACGCGACGTGATGATGTTCCTGGGGACGCGGCTGGAGAACGAAGTCGGGTTCACCGACTACGCCGGGTTCACGATGAAGTACTACGGGTCCGTCTACGACTACTACTACAAGGGTCATCCGGCGACGCCGACCATGTTCTCGCCCACCAAGGCCGCGCAGCTGAAGGCCATGAAGATCACTGACGTGGACTCCTCGGTGGCTGCCGAGCTGATCCTCTTCTTCAACCCGGAGATCTATCTGTCGGGCTACCCGTCGTCCACGTACCTGTCGGTGAGTGATCCGGAGATGGCCAAGGGCTTGTTCGGCCTGACCAAGGCGCAGGGCCTGGCCTCGTCCAGCCCCAGCTACTCGATCATGAAGTGGTTCATGGCCCCGAAGACGTCTTACTCCGGCGAGATCGCCGCGCTGCCAGGTGACTTCGTCGTCGAGTTCGCCGACTCGGTGGTGGCCAACAAGGGCTACAACATCGCGCTGTGGGATTCGGCGAACAAGACCATCACCTACTACAAGCTGGTCGACGGCACCTACCAGAAGGTCGCCGGCTGA